The following are from one region of the Salvia splendens isolate huo1 chromosome 2, SspV2, whole genome shotgun sequence genome:
- the LOC121776141 gene encoding uncharacterized mitochondrial protein AtMg01250-like, producing the protein MGFPEQWVTLIERCIGSCWFSILINGAPAGFFKSTRGLRQGDPISPAVFVLVADYLSRLLDKLILGNKEMTFKATRGSIEINHLAYADDIIIFTQAAVPSEASWLSGSLCRGVWSANQPLQE; encoded by the coding sequence ATGGGCTTCCCCGAACAATGGGTGACGCTCATTGAAAGGTGCATTGGATCTTGTTGGTTTTCGATTCTTATTAATGGGGCGCCGGCAGGCTTCTTCAAATCCACCCGTGGACTAAGGCAAGGGGATCCCATCTCCCCCGCCGTCTTCGTTCTAGTGgcggactatctctcgagaCTACTTGATAAACTCATCCTTGGCAACAAAGAGATGACATTCAAAGCAACCCGGGGAAGTATTGAGATCAACCACCTTGCCTATGCGgatgacatcatcatcttcacgcaagcggcaGTGCCTTCGGAGGCTTCGTGGCTGTCTGGATCACTATGCCGAGGTGTCTGGTCAGCAAATCAACCTCtacaagagtaa